One window of Streptococcus troglodytae genomic DNA carries:
- the rpsR gene encoding 30S ribosomal protein S18: MAQQRRGGFKRRKKVDYIAANKIEYVDYKDTELLSRFVSERGKILPRRVTGTSAKNQRKVTTAIKRARVMALMPFVNED; encoded by the coding sequence ATGGCTCAACAACGTCGTGGCGGATTCAAACGCCGTAAAAAAGTTGATTATATCGCAGCAAATAAAATTGAATATGTTGATTACAAAGATACTGAATTGCTTAGTCGTTTTGTTTCAGAACGTGGAAAGATTCTTCCACGCCGTGTGACAGGGACTTCGGCTAAGAATCAACGTAAGGTAACGACAGCAATCAAACGTGCTCGCGTAATGGCACTTATGCCTTTTGTAAATGAAGATTAA
- the rnhC gene encoding ribonuclease HIII — protein MNTLVLQLDEKTVQYLIQTLKEHRIQSTNAYVRFAAKFKQVTILIYASRKVVFQGKNASAVAQELGYKPAVHNSNQDNIKNEQDCPLIGSDEVGNGSYFGGLAVVASFVKQADHAFLRELGVDDSKNLTDVKIKQIAPLLEAKLPHKALLLSPQKYNEVVGDNKLHNAVSVKVALHNQAIFLLLQEGCQPDKIVIDAFTSPKNYQKYLKNENNRFLNPLTLEEKAEGKYLAVAVSSIIARKLFLDNLDELSQKVGFNLPSGAGQQSDKIASQILKTYGKLGLETTAKLHFKNTKKAYQLLKKNRKIL, from the coding sequence ATGAATACTCTTGTTTTGCAACTTGATGAAAAGACTGTTCAATATTTAATTCAAACATTAAAAGAACATCGCATTCAAAGCACCAATGCTTATGTTCGCTTTGCAGCTAAGTTTAAGCAAGTAACGATTTTAATTTATGCTTCTAGAAAGGTCGTTTTTCAAGGTAAAAATGCCTCAGCAGTCGCTCAAGAACTTGGTTACAAGCCAGCTGTTCATAATTCCAATCAAGACAATATAAAAAATGAGCAAGATTGTCCTTTGATTGGTTCTGATGAAGTTGGTAATGGTTCTTACTTTGGTGGTTTGGCTGTTGTTGCCAGCTTTGTAAAGCAAGCTGACCATGCCTTTCTAAGGGAATTAGGTGTTGATGACTCCAAAAACTTAACAGATGTTAAAATTAAACAGATCGCTCCTTTATTAGAAGCCAAGCTGCCACATAAAGCACTTTTATTGTCCCCTCAAAAATATAATGAGGTTGTTGGTGATAATAAATTACACAATGCTGTTTCTGTTAAAGTCGCTTTGCATAATCAAGCTATTTTTCTTTTGCTCCAAGAAGGATGTCAGCCTGATAAAATCGTTATTGATGCCTTTACCAGTCCCAAAAATTACCAAAAATACCTTAAGAACGAAAACAATCGTTTCTTAAACCCACTGACCCTTGAAGAAAAGGCAGAAGGAAAGTATTTAGCAGTGGCTGTTAGCTCTATTATTGCTCGTAAACTTTTCTTAGATAACCTAGATGAGTTAAGCCAAAAAGTTGGATTCAACTTACCTAGTGGTGCTGGGCAGCAATCTGATAAAATTGCCAGCCAAATTTTAAAAACTTATGGTAAATTAGGTCTAGAAACAACTGCCAAATTACACTTTAAAAACACAAAAAAAGCTTATCAATTATTAAAAAAGAATAGGAAGATATTATGA
- a CDS encoding DUF1129 domain-containing protein, which produces MDAQNLTKKNQEFINIVTHQLLQSGKSDEDIQTILAKTLPEIIEKQKQGIPARSFLGAPTAWAAQFIETEQNKSTAFAPKNTNPWLMWLDTSLFFLAVVTLITGGLNFFSKQAPTYGIVTLIFLGFGGGAIMFLTYHFFYRYSGMPKSERPSFIKSFGILAFFMIFWMFLYAATGFLPTFLNPKVPGFVLLVICALAFGIRYLLKKKYNIENALAPQQRN; this is translated from the coding sequence ATGGATGCACAAAATCTTACTAAAAAAAATCAAGAATTCATCAATATTGTAACACATCAATTGCTCCAATCAGGTAAGTCCGATGAAGATATTCAAACTATTCTCGCAAAGACTTTACCTGAAATTATCGAAAAGCAAAAACAAGGAATCCCCGCACGTTCTTTTTTGGGTGCACCAACTGCTTGGGCAGCTCAATTTATTGAAACAGAACAAAACAAATCAACAGCTTTTGCTCCTAAAAATACAAATCCCTGGCTTATGTGGCTAGATACTTCACTCTTCTTTCTTGCTGTTGTAACCTTAATAACAGGAGGGTTAAATTTTTTTAGCAAACAAGCACCTACCTACGGAATTGTGACACTTATCTTTCTTGGCTTTGGTGGTGGTGCTATCATGTTTTTAACTTATCACTTTTTCTATCGCTACTCAGGAATGCCTAAAAGTGAACGTCCTAGTTTTATCAAATCATTTGGGATTTTAGCCTTCTTCATGATTTTCTGGATGTTTCTTTATGCAGCAACAGGCTTCTTACCAACTTTTCTCAATCCCAAGGTCCCAGGCTTTGTCTTGCTTGTTATTTGCGCCCTTGCTTTTGGTATTCGTTATCTGCTTAAGAAAAAATATAATATTGAAAATGCTTTAGCTCCTCAACAAAGAAATTAA
- a CDS encoding single-stranded DNA-binding protein yields the protein MINNVVLVGRMTRDAELRYTPSNQAVATFTLAVNRNFKNQNGEREADFINIVIWRQQAENLANWAKKGTLLGITGRIQTRNYENQQGQRVYVTEVVADNFQILESRATREGHSNSYNAGGNNNFGGNNFSSQGSSQSQTPNFARDESPFGDSNPMDISDDDLPF from the coding sequence ATGATTAATAATGTAGTACTAGTTGGTCGCATGACTCGTGATGCTGAGCTCCGTTACACCCCAAGTAATCAAGCTGTGGCAACTTTTACACTTGCGGTTAACCGTAATTTTAAAAATCAAAATGGTGAACGTGAAGCTGATTTCATTAACATCGTGATTTGGCGTCAGCAAGCTGAAAATTTAGCTAACTGGGCTAAAAAAGGAACTCTTTTAGGCATTACTGGTCGAATTCAGACCCGCAATTATGAAAACCAACAAGGTCAGCGTGTTTATGTCACAGAAGTTGTTGCGGACAATTTCCAAATTTTGGAAAGTCGTGCTACACGTGAAGGTCACTCAAACAGTTATAATGCTGGTGGTAACAATAACTTTGGTGGAAATAACTTTTCTTCCCAAGGTTCTTCACAATCTCAAACGCCAAACTTTGCTAGAGATGAAAGTCCATTTGGCGATTCAAATCCTATGGATATTTCAGACGACGATCTTCCGTTCTAA
- a CDS encoding CvpA family protein — MISLLILLLLAWNFYIGYHRGIILQTYYFTASLISLGIAIVYYKRLANVLTLWIPYSNANENASVAFFKTVNLFELDQVFYAGLAFLTIYVLVYFVFRLLGIFVHLVKTDRFNKETLNYFSGAMAVLVSMLTVSLFLNVLAAIPMSSIQNILSESLMIRLLIDFPLFSWFINCFWVTAIVK; from the coding sequence ATGATTTCGCTGCTAATTCTTCTGCTTTTAGCTTGGAATTTTTACATTGGCTATCATCGGGGTATTATTTTACAGACTTATTATTTTACAGCAAGTCTGATTTCCTTGGGAATCGCAATCGTTTACTATAAAAGGCTGGCAAATGTGCTAACTCTTTGGATACCATATTCCAATGCTAATGAGAATGCTTCTGTAGCCTTTTTTAAAACAGTAAATTTATTTGAATTGGATCAGGTATTCTATGCGGGTCTGGCTTTTTTAACTATTTACGTATTGGTTTATTTTGTTTTTCGCTTATTGGGGATTTTTGTTCATCTTGTGAAAACAGACCGTTTTAATAAGGAAACTCTCAATTATTTTAGTGGTGCAATGGCAGTATTAGTGAGTATGCTGACTGTTAGTCTTTTTTTGAATGTTTTGGCGGCCATTCCTATGTCGAGTATTCAAAATATCTTATCTGAAAGTTTAATGATTCGTTTACTGATTGACTTCCCTTTGTTTTCTTGGTTTATCAATTGTTTTTGGGTAACAGCAATAGTGAAGTGA
- the hdrR gene encoding LytTR family transcriptional regulator HdrR, translating into MEIHLNPKHQSVEVFLEKEIFFLNIRDILFIEISNRKTYVHTNDKVYKSHLLLRDFKEILPDYFQQIGKSQIANSLEISAINKSFSSTPKISFRQSSKTTWVSRKYYKELLMKKRSLL; encoded by the coding sequence ATGGAGATTCACTTAAATCCTAAACATCAGTCAGTAGAGGTTTTTTTAGAAAAGGAAATTTTCTTTTTAAATATTAGAGATATTCTCTTTATTGAAATCAGCAATCGGAAAACTTATGTTCATACCAATGATAAAGTTTACAAAAGCCATTTGCTTTTACGCGATTTCAAGGAAATTTTACCTGATTATTTTCAGCAAATTGGCAAGAGTCAGATTGCCAATAGCCTTGAAATTTCTGCCATCAATAAGTCTTTCTCCTCTACCCCCAAAATTAGTTTTAGACAGTCATCCAAAACAACTTGGGTATCTCGTAAATACTACAAAGAATTACTTATGAAAAAAAGGAGTTTATTATGA
- the rpsF gene encoding 30S ribosomal protein S6, with protein sequence MAKYEILYIIRPNIEEEAKNALVARFDAVLTDNGATIVESKDWEKRRLAYEIQDFREGLYHVINVETEDAHALNEFDRLSKINSDILRHMIVKLDA encoded by the coding sequence ATGGCTAAATACGAAATTCTTTATATCATTCGTCCAAACATTGAAGAAGAAGCGAAAAACGCTTTGGTAGCACGTTTTGATGCTGTTTTGACTGACAATGGTGCAACTATTGTTGAATCAAAAGATTGGGAAAAACGTCGTCTAGCATATGAAATCCAAGATTTCCGTGAAGGACTTTACCATGTCATTAATGTTGAAACTGAAGATGCCCATGCTCTTAACGAGTTTGATCGTCTATCAAAAATCAATAGTGACATTCTTCGTCATATGATCGTTAAACTTGACGCTTAA
- the mutY gene encoding A/G-specific adenine glycosylase, producing MLNLSDYGIEMWNQDKIISFRKTLLTWYNQEKRDLPWRRTKNPYCIWVSEIMLQQTQVQTVIPYYERFLDWFPTIEKLADAPEEKLLKAWEGLGYYSRVRHMQKAAKQIMTDFDGKFPSTYETIAQLKGIGPYTAGAIASIAFDLPQPAVDGNVMRVIARLFEVNYDIGEAKNRKIFQAIMKILIDPEHPGDFNQALMDLGTDIESAKNPRPAESPIHSFNAAYLHGTYDKYPIKKPKKKPKPIQIQAFVVRNAKDEFLLEKNTQGRLLGGFWSFPIMETDFIGQQLDLFDNHDVVLETLSQKATFEQDYKLKPTWSDLAFTPVKHTFSHQKWTIQLKEGFVETAELTSDKEVRWVAMEDFANYPFATPQKKMLAEYLKNK from the coding sequence ATGTTAAATCTAAGTGACTATGGCATTGAAATGTGGAATCAGGATAAAATTATTTCCTTTAGAAAAACTTTGCTAACTTGGTATAATCAGGAAAAACGTGACTTACCTTGGCGCCGCACTAAAAACCCCTACTGCATATGGGTATCTGAAATTATGCTTCAACAAACACAAGTACAAACTGTCATCCCCTACTATGAGCGATTTTTAGACTGGTTTCCTACCATTGAAAAATTAGCTGACGCTCCTGAAGAGAAGTTACTGAAGGCTTGGGAAGGTTTGGGCTATTATTCTCGTGTTCGTCATATGCAAAAGGCGGCCAAGCAAATTATGACTGATTTTGATGGCAAATTTCCTTCTACCTACGAAACAATTGCTCAATTAAAGGGCATTGGTCCCTACACAGCGGGGGCTATTGCCAGCATAGCCTTCGATTTGCCTCAACCAGCTGTTGATGGTAATGTTATGCGTGTTATAGCACGTTTATTTGAAGTGAATTATGATATTGGAGAGGCTAAAAATCGTAAAATTTTTCAAGCCATCATGAAAATTTTGATTGATCCTGAACATCCCGGAGACTTCAATCAGGCTCTAATGGATTTGGGAACAGACATCGAATCGGCGAAAAATCCTAGACCTGCAGAAAGCCCTATTCATTCCTTCAATGCAGCCTATTTACATGGAACCTATGACAAATATCCAATCAAGAAGCCTAAGAAAAAACCTAAACCCATACAAATTCAAGCCTTTGTCGTACGAAATGCCAAGGATGAATTTTTACTGGAAAAAAATACGCAGGGACGACTGTTAGGTGGCTTCTGGTCCTTTCCCATTATGGAAACAGACTTTATTGGACAGCAACTGGACTTATTTGACAATCATGATGTTGTTCTAGAAACCTTGTCACAAAAGGCTACATTTGAGCAAGATTATAAACTCAAGCCCACTTGGTCTGACCTAGCTTTCACACCAGTTAAACATACATTCAGTCATCAAAAATGGACTATTCAACTTAAGGAAGGTTTTGTGGAAACGGCTGAGTTGACAAGCGACAAAGAAGTTCGCTGGGTTGCTATGGAAGATTTTGCCAATTATCCTTTTGCCACACCTCAGAAAAAAATGTTGGCTGAATATCTCAAAAATAAATAA
- a CDS encoding endonuclease MutS2, with protein MNTKILKALEFDKVKMQFAHFLQSEQGKMELNDLLPMTNQEKIERSFAEIADVAQIFQEYASFGFGHSQDISESLRRLELGADLNIQELLAVKRILQMSAELKDFYDNLENVDLQTLDYLFEKVETFPDLQGSLQAINDGGFIEDFASPELIKIRHHIHQNEQQIRQILQEMLKKQGDLLAENLIASRSGRSVLPVKNTYRHRIAGVVHDISASGNTVYIEPRAVVNLNEEMTQARADERHEMTRILHDLSDRLRSQTKIIGNNAWLLGHIDFVRGKYLYMRENQASLPSLTTDQTIRLLSVRHPLLSNPIANDLHFEHDTTAILITGPNTGGKTIMLKTLGITQLMAQSGLPILADEGSKVAVFKDIFADIGDEQSIEQSLSTFSSHMTHIVEILQRANKDSLVLFDELGAGTDPQEGAALAMSILEHLRLSDIKTMITTHYPELKAYGIETEFVENASMEFDMVTLSPTYHFMQGVPGRSNAFEIARRLGLSEIIVAEAENLTNTDSDVNKIIERLENQAIESRRRLDNIREVEQENLKFNRAVKKLYNEFSHAQDKELRKAQLKAQEIVDKALAESDFILKNLQDKAQLKPHEVIEAKGKLKKLAPEIDLSKNKVLKKAKKKRAAKVGDDIIVSSYGQKGTLTKRFKDGRWEAQVGLIKMTLQESEFDLVKSDKAQASQKKQAHLVTRTSQKAPSARLDLRGKRYEEAMQELDEFIDQALLNNMAQVDIIHGIGTGVIRDGVTKYLRRNKQVKEFGYAPQNAGGSGATIVTFK; from the coding sequence ATGAATACAAAGATTTTAAAAGCTTTAGAATTTGATAAGGTTAAAATGCAATTTGCTCATTTCTTGCAGAGTGAGCAAGGGAAAATGGAATTAAACGATCTACTACCTATGACCAATCAAGAAAAAATTGAGCGTTCTTTTGCTGAAATTGCAGATGTGGCACAGATTTTTCAGGAATATGCTTCCTTTGGTTTTGGGCACAGTCAGGATATTTCAGAAAGCTTACGTCGTTTAGAATTAGGAGCGGATCTCAACATTCAAGAGCTTCTGGCTGTCAAACGTATTTTGCAGATGTCAGCAGAGCTCAAGGATTTTTATGACAATTTAGAAAATGTTGATTTGCAAACCTTGGATTATTTATTTGAAAAGGTTGAAACATTTCCTGATTTGCAAGGGAGTTTACAAGCCATCAATGATGGGGGCTTTATTGAAGATTTTGCTAGTCCTGAATTAATTAAAATTCGTCATCATATTCACCAAAATGAACAACAAATTCGTCAAATTCTTCAAGAAATGTTGAAGAAACAAGGTGATTTATTGGCTGAAAACCTTATTGCCAGTCGTAGTGGTCGCAGTGTTCTTCCTGTGAAAAATACTTATCGTCATCGTATTGCAGGTGTTGTTCATGATATTTCAGCTTCAGGGAATACGGTTTACATTGAACCTCGAGCTGTTGTTAATTTAAATGAAGAGATGACTCAGGCGCGTGCAGACGAACGCCATGAAATGACTCGCATTTTACATGATTTATCCGATAGACTAAGATCACAAACAAAGATTATTGGTAATAATGCTTGGTTACTTGGACATATTGATTTTGTTCGTGGGAAATACCTTTATATGAGAGAAAATCAAGCCAGTCTTCCTAGTTTAACAACGGATCAAACTATCCGTCTTTTAAGTGTACGTCATCCTCTGCTAAGCAATCCAATTGCCAATGATTTACATTTTGAACATGATACAACAGCCATTTTAATTACAGGTCCTAATACGGGCGGTAAAACCATCATGTTAAAAACATTGGGAATAACACAACTGATGGCCCAGTCAGGTCTTCCTATTTTGGCTGATGAGGGAAGTAAGGTTGCTGTTTTTAAAGACATCTTTGCAGACATTGGTGATGAACAATCCATTGAGCAAAGTTTATCCACTTTTTCAAGTCATATGACACATATTGTCGAAATTCTGCAAAGGGCCAATAAAGACAGCTTAGTCCTTTTTGATGAACTTGGTGCTGGTACAGATCCACAAGAAGGGGCAGCCTTGGCCATGAGTATTCTGGAACATTTACGCTTATCAGATATTAAAACGATGATAACCACCCATTATCCAGAGCTCAAGGCCTATGGTATCGAAACAGAATTTGTTGAAAATGCTAGTATGGAATTTGATATGGTGACGCTCAGTCCCACCTATCATTTTATGCAAGGAGTACCGGGGCGATCCAATGCTTTTGAGATTGCACGTCGTTTAGGCTTGTCTGAAATTATTGTTGCAGAAGCGGAAAATTTAACGAATACGGATTCAGATGTTAATAAAATTATTGAACGTTTGGAAAATCAAGCTATTGAAAGTCGTAGACGTTTGGATAATATTCGTGAAGTGGAGCAGGAAAATCTCAAATTTAATCGAGCCGTCAAAAAACTTTATAATGAATTCTCACATGCACAAGACAAAGAGTTGCGTAAGGCCCAACTAAAGGCTCAAGAGATTGTTGACAAGGCTCTTGCAGAAAGTGATTTTATTCTCAAAAATCTTCAAGATAAGGCCCAACTTAAGCCCCATGAAGTTATTGAAGCTAAAGGCAAGCTCAAGAAGCTGGCTCCCGAGATAGATCTTTCGAAAAATAAAGTTCTCAAAAAAGCTAAGAAAAAACGTGCTGCGAAAGTTGGAGATGATATTATTGTCAGCAGTTATGGGCAAAAAGGAACGCTTACTAAGCGCTTCAAAGATGGTCGTTGGGAAGCACAAGTAGGGCTGATCAAAATGACTTTACAAGAGTCAGAGTTTGATTTAGTGAAATCAGATAAAGCCCAAGCATCGCAGAAAAAACAAGCTCACCTTGTCACAAGGACTTCTCAAAAGGCTCCTAGTGCTAGACTTGATTTACGTGGCAAGCGTTATGAAGAAGCAATGCAAGAATTAGATGAATTCATTGATCAGGCCCTCTTGAACAATATGGCTCAGGTTGACATTATTCATGGTATCGGAACTGGTGTTATCCGTGATGGCGTAACTAAATATCTTCGTCGTAATAAGCAAGTGAAAGAGTTTGGCTATGCCCCTCAAAATGCAGGTGGTTCTGGCGCTACAATCGTGACTTTCAAATAG
- the trxA gene encoding thioredoxin has translation MTKVVTDATFEAETAKGLVLVDFWATWCGPCLMQAPILEQLSEELDEDELKIVKLDVDENPNTAQNFGIMSIPTLLFKKDGEVVKQVAGVHTKDQIKAIVAELA, from the coding sequence ATGACAAAAGTAGTTACAGATGCAACCTTTGAAGCTGAAACAGCTAAGGGACTTGTACTTGTTGATTTTTGGGCAACATGGTGTGGTCCATGTCTTATGCAGGCGCCAATTTTGGAACAGCTTTCAGAAGAATTAGATGAAGATGAACTCAAAATTGTTAAGCTTGATGTGGATGAAAATCCTAATACAGCACAAAATTTTGGCATCATGTCTATCCCAACCCTGCTTTTTAAAAAGGATGGCGAAGTTGTCAAACAAGTTGCAGGTGTTCACACGAAAGATCAAATTAAGGCTATTGTAGCTGAACTTGCATAG
- a CDS encoding TraX family protein, with protein MNRFQFKLFLAAFMMLDHIDFLVSGEVSIWLHILTRFVAVGFAYLAVEGFFYTKDIKKYLMRLYIAAGLMFLGNNLINFMLHKPQVAAYHNIFLTLALGVTMLWLYQTIEHKVTKIIVMVLVLLLGFIFTEGGDVVLPFMLITYLNFSDSLRRNLWYLALSALLFFTIVGIPMSSSQGSLANLILLNPDFCFVTIIPLLFLYNGQQGLKNKFSQYFFYVFYPAHLWILAIIHYLLIRA; from the coding sequence ATGAACAGGTTCCAATTCAAATTATTTCTAGCTGCTTTTATGATGCTAGATCATATTGACTTTTTAGTTTCAGGAGAAGTGAGCATTTGGCTCCATATTCTGACACGCTTTGTAGCAGTTGGTTTCGCTTATTTAGCTGTTGAAGGTTTCTTTTATACTAAGGATATCAAAAAGTATCTCATGCGCTTGTATATAGCGGCAGGATTGATGTTTTTGGGAAATAATCTTATCAATTTTATGCTGCATAAACCTCAAGTAGCTGCTTATCATAATATCTTCTTGACCTTGGCCTTGGGAGTTACGATGCTTTGGCTTTATCAAACAATAGAACACAAGGTGACAAAGATTATTGTGATGGTTTTGGTTCTGTTGTTAGGATTCATCTTTACTGAAGGAGGAGATGTCGTTTTACCGTTTATGCTGATTACTTACTTGAACTTTTCCGATTCTTTACGTCGCAATTTATGGTATTTAGCTTTATCGGCACTACTATTCTTTACAATTGTAGGTATTCCAATGTCTTCTTCTCAAGGGAGTTTGGCAAATTTAATACTTTTGAATCCTGACTTTTGTTTCGTTACGATTATTCCTTTATTGTTCCTTTATAATGGTCAGCAGGGCCTTAAAAACAAATTCAGCCAATATTTCTTCTATGTTTTTTATCCAGCTCACCTTTGGATTTTAGCTATCATACATTATTTACTAATAAGGGCGTAA
- the hdrM gene encoding hdrR negative regulator HdrM, which yields MLGLLALYLIIIAFIPEFHIFFSNMLMLTLFFMLIALSNRSIFFFFLALGFLSIYLKDIFHFDYSTGPLFTGIIIIGVILNSFLKPHYSYSYKGNHYFNMKQNANYIDNETDVFLKTLFSENTSYVTSQELNKIIIDTKFGEQSVDLSQAQFMTDSPEIHIDVSFGETNLRIPNNWKIINKTHSPFASVSFSGFPSTNGDFINVTLTGTVAMGSLNIQY from the coding sequence CTGCTTGGGCTTCTCGCACTTTACCTTATTATTATTGCTTTTATCCCGGAATTTCATATTTTCTTTAGCAACATGTTAATGTTGACCCTGTTCTTTATGTTAATAGCTTTGAGTAACAGGAGTATCTTCTTTTTCTTTCTAGCCTTAGGCTTTCTTAGTATCTACTTGAAAGATATCTTTCATTTTGACTATTCTACAGGACCACTTTTTACGGGTATAATCATTATCGGCGTTATTTTAAATAGCTTCCTCAAACCACACTATTCTTATTCTTATAAAGGAAATCATTATTTTAATATGAAACAAAATGCTAATTATATTGATAACGAAACAGATGTCTTTTTAAAAACACTTTTTTCTGAAAATACCAGTTATGTGACTTCTCAAGAATTAAATAAAATTATTATTGATACTAAGTTTGGAGAACAATCTGTTGATCTCTCCCAAGCTCAATTTATGACAGATTCTCCTGAGATTCATATAGATGTTAGCTTTGGTGAGACTAATCTTCGCATTCCAAACAACTGGAAAATCATCAATAAAACTCACTCCCCCTTTGCTTCCGTTTCATTTTCAGGTTTTCCTAGCACAAATGGTGATTTTATTAATGTTACATTGACTGGAACAGTGGCTATGGGATCTCTAAACATTCAATATTAA
- a CDS encoding zinc-dependent alcohol dehydrogenase family protein — MKTAVFVKAGQMAIETIEKPSVIEVDDAIIRVVRACVCGSDLWSYRGDDDKATHSANSGHEIIGIVEEVGSAINTVKKGDFVIAPFTHGCGHCAACRAGFEGGCQGHDRSTNFSSGYQAEYVRYAHADWSLVKIPGQPSDYSEGMIASLLALADVMPTGYHAARVANVQKGDTVAVVGDGAVGLCAVIAAKMLGAKRIIIMSRHKDRQELALEFGATDIVEERGEEGVAKVLELTNGDGVDAALECVGTQLSTETALAIARPGAATGRVGVPHTKDINLSDYFFQNAIIAGGPASVTTYDKSVLLKAVLDGEINPGKVFTQSYSLDDIDQAYKDMQERKTIKSMVVVSK, encoded by the coding sequence ATGAAAACAGCAGTGTTTGTAAAAGCTGGCCAAATGGCCATTGAAACTATTGAGAAGCCAAGTGTTATTGAAGTTGATGATGCGATCATTCGTGTCGTTCGTGCTTGTGTCTGTGGTTCTGACCTGTGGTCTTATCGTGGAGACGATGACAAAGCCACGCATTCAGCCAACTCAGGTCACGAAATTATCGGAATCGTTGAAGAAGTTGGCTCTGCCATTAATACAGTGAAAAAGGGAGACTTTGTTATTGCACCATTTACGCATGGTTGCGGTCATTGTGCAGCCTGTCGTGCTGGTTTTGAAGGAGGCTGTCAAGGACACGATCGGTCAACAAACTTTTCAAGTGGTTATCAAGCTGAATATGTTCGTTATGCTCATGCTGATTGGTCTTTAGTAAAAATTCCGGGTCAACCTAGCGATTATTCAGAAGGCATGATTGCTTCGCTTTTAGCTTTGGCGGATGTTATGCCAACAGGCTATCATGCAGCACGCGTGGCCAATGTTCAAAAGGGCGATACGGTTGCGGTTGTTGGCGATGGAGCGGTTGGACTCTGTGCTGTTATCGCAGCTAAAATGCTTGGAGCTAAACGTATCATTATCATGAGTCGCCACAAGGATCGTCAGGAATTGGCGTTGGAATTTGGTGCTACTGATATTGTAGAAGAGCGCGGCGAAGAAGGTGTAGCTAAAGTTCTTGAACTAACAAATGGCGATGGTGTTGATGCCGCTCTTGAATGTGTCGGAACTCAGCTGTCTACTGAAACAGCGTTAGCTATTGCCCGTCCAGGTGCAGCTACCGGTCGCGTGGGCGTTCCACATACTAAAGATATTAATCTTTCCGATTACTTCTTCCAAAATGCTATTATTGCAGGTGGGCCAGCATCAGTAACAACTTATGACAAATCGGTTCTTCTCAAGGCTGTTCTTGATGGTGAGATTAATCCAGGAAAGGTCTTCACTCAATCTTACAGCTTAGATGATATTGATCAAGCCTATAAGGATATGCAGGAGCGCAAGACCATTAAGTCTATGGTTGTCGTTAGCAAATGA